DNA from Canis lupus baileyi chromosome 6, mCanLup2.hap1, whole genome shotgun sequence:
CATTATGAATACTATCATGAATACTACCTTACCACGGGCACAACGTGACCAGCATTTCTGGTATTACTGCTCAACCTACCTTCCTACTAGCACAATTACTCCTTCAtactctgaaatttctgtttaatCCTTGTCAACTTCATGAATCTTCTTTAGCTCATTAAAATATAACCTCTTCAAAGgtagtttattcttttctaaCCTCAAGAATCCAGGACATTGCTTTCATCTCTGGTTGACTCAAGAAAGACATGTCCGTCTGACTCAAGAAAGACGTGTCCGTCTAACTTCCTTCCCTCCACAAAACCACTCCCTCTTATCTCTCTTCTATTGACCAAAGCGGTATTCTTTCAGTTTCCCCCCTTCCTAACTCTGCTTGTGAGGTGCATTCCAGGGGCAAAGCACCTTAGGAAGAAAATAACCTCTCGGCGGTAGGCACTATCTCAACCCTGCCTGGCTCACCCGCAGTGGTTTGCAGTTTTCTCGTACGTAGCGCCCAGCCGATGTGTTCTCATCCCAATCCAGGCGACCCCgataaaaatatttctgcttcctagaggggaaggggaggttgAGGGATCAGGAGGTTCCTTTTGTTGTGGGATACTTCCCTTATTCCCCCATTTGAGAGTAGCTGGGGGGAGGGAAGGCgtcaaagaaacaagaaaatgatgTGAAATAGACGAATATtgtggagagaaaaggaagacttAAGTACCCCCTGCCCAAAGTTCACCTTGTCTTTCGGATCATCCGGGAAGGGATAGGACCCAAAATCCTTTCCATCATGGCTAGGTGCTCTCTGTTGTCATGGGTCTGGGAAACAAAGACAGAACCAAGCATGGGAGTGGGAACAGGTTGCTGAGGACTGGCTTTTAGGAAGGTAACATGGAATAAGCAGGCATGTCCTCAGCAGACGACAGGAAGCCAGGTAGGAGAACATCACGTGGCTATATAAGACACCCCACCACTTACCTGGAATAGTGTGAAGCCCACGTAGTACTCGAAGATGATGCAGCCTATGCTCCACACATCACAAGGCTGTGACCAGCCCAACTCTAGGTGGGAATGGGAGGCAGAAGGTGTTATGGATGATGAGGGGCCTTCCCCAACAACCAATCACACATACTTGGACAGCCTTGTTTCCCCACTCAACCCCGCGTACCGAGAATGACCTCTGGTGCTCGATAATGGCGAGTGGAGACAATGGTACTGTGATGTTCGTGGTCAAAGGTGGCACTGCCGAAGTCCACCACCCGCACAGCTGTGCTCTTCACACTGCGTTCATCTCGTTTCTAGGAGCACAGCAGAAAGAGGATGGACCCAGCCACCTTAGACCAAGACTCTACCATTATTCTCCAAAGTGCTTTCAGGCCTTAAAGAAAGCAACTtgagggcagcctaggtggctcagcggtttagcaccgccttcagtccagggcatgatcctggagacctgggatctagtcccaggtcgggctccctgcttctccctctgcctgtgtctctgcccacccccacccccaccccgtctctctcatgaataaataaataaaatcttaaaaaaaaaaaaagcaacttgacCTGTTTCCAGACACaccggggaatctgcttgagagcTTCCCCCATATCCCACAGATAATTTAGAAGTGGGAAAGGATTAAGTAATGATCATGGCATAACATGCAAGTCCCTGTGTATCTGGACTTTTCCTAAGTGACTGGTATACAGTGTTTCCAAAAACAGGTCAAGAGAACTGAGCTTTCcttacagagaaaaaaagcatttgcacTCTGTTGGAAAGTTATCTGAGGTCCTCCTTCCCAGTTCTCTTCCAGTTTAAGTCTTCGTCAATCTCTCCCTTTCAATCTACACTAGTACTCTGGTTTACTATATTGGACCAGACCAGGAGAGAATATGGGAGAAAgtaaaagggaagaaggaaaagagctACAATAAAGGGATGGCATAGCTGCCTGTCCCTCTTACCTTCTCTAAATTGTAGGTGAGCTCATAGTCCGAATTCACAAACAGAATATTTTCAGGCTTGAGGTCCGTATGTGTCAGCTTGTTATCATGGAGAACTGCAAGGCAGAAGGCCAAGTCAGGGTGGGTCCAGGTGGCCAGGGTTAACTGGCACCAGTGACCCCAAGCTTGGTCACCTTGAGTCAAAGCTGGTGAGGAGGCAGGTCCAGAATCACTAGGCTGTTCTCTACTCTATATTCAGATGAAATGCCTGGTTTAAGATGCCCCACACTTATCAACGTAAGACACAAATGTAATTGTCAACTGATGTATAAGAAGttggccaggggatccctgggtggcgcagcggtttggcgcctgcctttggcccagggcgcgatcctggagacccgggatcgagtcccacgtcgggctcccggtgtatggggcctgcttctccctctgcctatgtctctgcctctctctctctctgtgactatcataaataaataaataaataaataaataagtaagtaagtaagtaagtaagtaaataaataaataaataaataaataaaaaaaaaagaagttggccaggatccctgggtggcgcagcggtttggcacctgcctttggcccagggcgtgatcctggagacccgggatcgaatcccacatcaggctccaggtgcatggagcctgcttctccctctgcctatgtctctgcctctctctctctctctctctgtgactatcataaataaataaaaattaaaaaaaaaaaaaaagaagttggccattcattatatttttgtcttttgacaTATGTGCCATCTGACATTCTGTGAATTTAACTCTGTAAAACTTCAGTTATGAAAACCCAAGAGGAACCATGTACTTGTCTGGATCCCCCACCTGGACCCTTGGTTGTCCCTTGGAAGTCCCTGCTTCCACTTGCTCTGCTGGAAACGAAGAGCACTTCAGCTCAGACAAATGTAAACATCTAGCTTGGGAAATCATTTTGTCTCTTTGTGCTTGCAGCCTAACTTAACACTTTTGTGAAGAatggaaatgaagggaaaaagagGTAAATGCTTTGATTTCAAAGGCTTTCTCTTCCAGCTCCTGTTAGATTGCATATGGAAAAAAACTAATCAGTGATGGTGAGGACCTTGGTCAAGCAGTCAAGTGCAGGAGCTGTCCACTTGACAGCGAAGAACTACAGATAATCCAGTTGATAGTTTAGGGGCTCCACCAGTTTAAACGGACACAAAAGAGGCCCAATGAGGTAGGGGCTGCCCAGAGTCTACCTCGACCCACCCTACTCACACTTGACAGCCTGGCACAGCTGGAAGGCCATGTGGCGCACTTGATGGATGGGGTAGGGCAGGTAGTTGTTGTCTTTGAGGAAATCGAAGGTGCTAAGGCCCAGAAGCTCAAAAGAGATGCACATGTGGCCATGGTAGTCAAACCAGTCAAACATCTGCACACAGAGGCTGAGAAGAGAAGTGAGGGAAGAGGGATGTTTGATGAGCTCCCAtctgcccaccacccctccaACAAGGAGGGACCGCAGAGCTGTTGATTCCACATGCTTGTGTAAGAACATGCCAGTTAATATTACCAACAAAATTCACTTGAACTACAGAATAGCCTTTTTGGCAGACCCAAGAAGAAAGATACTATCCACCAAGCTTTAAGCCACTTTCCTACGtcattttaaatagttaaaacaaTTCCATTGGCCAAAGAGCTGGCTGCCAGGCTCCAGTGTGGATGCTAAATTGGCAAACTGTCATTCCTAAACACTGACCCCAGCTCCCACTCCTGAAATTTATTCACCACCAGCCACCAGCGGGCCCACGTTTATACTATCGTCTCATGTCTTTGCTTAATGGCCTTATTCTACATTTAACTTGCAGAAAGTACAAGGACACaaatactacatatatatgtctGGGGTCTCATCAGCACAGTTCTAGGCATTAAAAGCTCAGATGACTTTTTGATGAAAATGCTAATTCTCAGTGTCAGGGCCATTTCCAGGGCACAGCTCTACAGAAGCCATCCCGGACTAGGGACAGACTGCAGAGCAATCTAATTGTCCTGAGAACAAAGGAAACGGATTACAGAATGTCAGACCCTCCCTTTCTGCCCTACCATTCTACTAGTCTAAGATGatgaacaaaagaatgaatggaCGAGGTCTAGAACTCCCCTGCCTGCTTCAGCCAGGCCAGGAAGGTTTTCCTGTACAGGAGTGGAGCCTCTCAGACTTCCCACATACTCCTTTGCTTGCTTACTTCTTATTGTCAGGGTCCTTCTCGTTGATTTTCTCTAAAACATTGATTTCAAGTCGAGCTGCTTCCTTGTACTTTTCCACGTTCTTAATGATCTTCAGGGCAACTCGGGCCCCACCCCTGCAGGGTGCCAGAAGGTTTTTGCTCAGTCGTCAAAAACATTTCAGACTCAATGGGGGCTGTCCAGGGATTAAGAAACCCTACCTTTGGCTCATCAGCAAAAAAGCCCCAGATAACCCACACTGGCTCTTTATGCCTAGCAGGTAGGGAACCAGGAGGGAGGCGCTAGTTACCTGCGATGGTCGACACACTGTACAACTCGGCCGAAGGTCCCCTCTCCCAAAGTGCTTACAATTtcatctgaaatgaaaaacagcagggtcggggagagggagggagagaaggtgggGAATGAGCTGAGTTGGAAGAAAAAGGGGTACAGCAACCTGGGGTGAGGAGATGAAGGAAGGGGGAACAGATACAGATGGTCACAGGGGAAGAACACCCCTGCATGATTCCCACCACCTTTAACCCAGGGGCCGTGAGAGCTGGGAGTGGACAGCAGAGATCAATTCTCAACAGCAACTCAAACCACCCAGATAAACAACACCACTGAGGAAAGGCAAGAGGCTGTGACTTGGGTTGGCTTAGGACGTTAGGATGGCTATGGGACCATTACAGGCTATAGGATTGTTACGATTTGGCTTGTACATCGCTCTTGTAGCCAGTCCCCGACGTGGTAGATGAGGTGGCCCTCAGCGTCGTCCTCTACACTCTTGGCTCTCCGGCTGCTGTGCTGctgtcggggggcggggggggtcggAGCAAGCCAGGTGTCGGAGCGGGGGCCGGAGGGAGGCGGGGTGGGTGGTGGAGGGGTCACCGGTCACAGGCGCCCAGCCAGGGGGGACAGACGATGATGGGGGACAGTGGAAGGGAACACGTCAGATGCAGTAAGGCGGATCGGGGTGAGAAGAGAGAGCGGCGCATAATCCCAAGTCCCCAAACCCAAAACGGGAACCGGGAGAGGAACGGGCAGAGCAGAGAAGTGGTGTCGTTGCCAATGTCACCCCAACCCCATGCTCTACACAGTGCCCTACCAGGCAGGCACAgatctccctttgcccccacccAAGCCCACCTACTGAGGGGGCTGTGGAGCCCAGAGCCTGTGGGAAAGAGGCTATTCACAAGCAAGGTCCCCACTAAAGAGTGGAAGCCTCTGGGACACAGGAGCTGCTCCCAATACAGGAAGCCCAGCATGCCAAGGAGGGCACTGGGGTTCACAGATGCTCTGCGCCCATTAATCTCCAGAGCAGATTCCAGGACTCTTTAGGAGCTGGAGAGCTTCTGAGAGAGCAGACAGACTCAGTGCCCACGTCAGCGTTTATGCCCCAATACTCAGCTGAGAACAAGGATACGTCTGACTTACCAGAGTCCTAGAGGGCTgaagagtggggagaggaagggccCAGACTGGCACTCACCGAAGATGAGCGGCTGAATGTCCGGCtgcgccgcctccgccgcctgtGCTTCCTCCGGCTGCTGCGCTGGCTGCGGTAACTGCTATTCTCCCGGTGGTACTCGTAGGAGTGCCGGTAGTCTGGGTCACAGTAGGCTTCTCCCCGGTCTCGGCTACAGCCATTGCGCCTGTAGCTGCCATAGTACCGCCGGTCATACACCCTCCGGTCTGACGAGCGATCATCGTAACTGCTATCGGACAACAAACAGCCGTCACCTGCCTCTGTTCCAGCCATATTCCTTGCCACATGATATGACCGGTCATCCTTCCATCAGGAAAAAGGGTAATGTTGGAAAACCTGTTCTCAGACCCTCATGAAGTCACTCTGAGGCCCAAGGAGGATCCTCACATCCCCAGGTCACCGAGACCTCTAAAAAGACATCGGCAGAACAACTGCCTCTGGgggcctcctctcccctccactgaTGTACTGAGTGGAGCAAAGAGCCATTTCTTTCCCGAGCCTTGCTTGACTAACATCCAATTTTGCGGCAAACTAACCCGCCCCTGCCACACAACATGCTGTTAAGTTATTAAAACCATGCAGATCTAACTCTGTCTCGTCTATTAGGTCATTACCTACCTCTAGACCATATATAGCCTTCTGCACCTCCTGTCCCTTTGCCTGATCCTCTTGATTCCTTCAGACAAACTTTGATGGCATGTCCTTTATTAGTTTTCCCTGAATTGCACATCCTGTCCCACTCCAATCAAACCCGCTGGATGCTTCCTCAGCCCCTCACTATACACTTCTAcaataacaatctttttttttttttaagattttttttcttgcgaTGCCtggtaaataagtaaaaaaaaatttttttgggatccctgggtggcgccacggtttagcgcctgcctttggcccagggcgcgatcctggagacccaggatcgaatcccacgtcgggctcccggtgcatggagcctgcttctccctctgcctatgtctctgcctctctctctctctctctgtgtgactatcataaataaataaaaattaaaaaaaaaaaatttttttaaagattttatttattcatgagagacagaggtagagggagaagcaggctcccatggggagcccgatgtgggactcgatcccagtaccccaggatcatgacctgagctgaaggcagactgatgctcaaccactgagccacctaggtgcccctacgATAACAATCTTAACACTACAGTGCAAATGACTTATTCGGTTACCAACCCTGAATGTCACCTTACCCCACCTGCTCAGCATATAACCaaaaaatctttgtttaataaataaacaagtgagtGCCCCTGAATGTGAGGGTCTCCTCTTGATGCCTCACCTCCGGGAACGGACATGGTAGCTGTCTTCCCGCCGGCGCCGCCGAGTCCGGTCACTGCTACTTGACCAGGAGCGGCTTCTTCGTCTCTTATGCTTTCGGCTCCGATAGTGTTCATGGTAACTGCCCCGGCTTCCTCGCTCTGAGGAATGGTACCTTCGGGGATGAGGCATctgaacagaaggaaaaacagacatAGTGGGGGAAAAGCTCCGAGTTTTCAGAATTCACCTCCAAGGCCTGGTTGCTCTGGAGAGGCTAAGCTTCTTCCTGCTCTTCTAGTTCTCATTTTATGACCTACAACTTCCTTGGCCTTCCCTGTGCTCACAACTCCTCCTTAGTGGAGTATATATTACCCACTAACTGCTGGAATAATaattccccacccccagctccccaccaGCGTTGCTCCACTGACTCTCCTCAAACTTGCCTCCCTGAAGACCTTTGGGTCTGGGCTACGGCTCATTTCAGGTGGGCCTGTGTAACAGATGGACACTGCCACAGTCCTCCCCTGCATGGCATCTAAACTATGTCTGTAACCAGGGTGAATTCCTCAAAACTGACAGAATAACACTTTGGTACACACTATCATGATCGATGTTTTACAATTATTAAAAGTGTATCTTTGTCTTCACAACCAGACCATTCTGTGTCCTGTGGGCAGGAATCCAGTTTACCAGGCTTGTACACATAGCAGCATATGCCACATATAAGCAAGTTCCAGGGATTTGAGTCCCACCTCTTGAACGGTCTTAATCATCTCTCACATCACTGGCCAAAACCACCTTAAAAGTTTTTAGTATAGGAGGCCCCAAGCTGTACTCAGCTTCCTATTTGGCTGCTCCCCTCTTGTGCTTAGGAAGTACACGATAACTGGTTTTTAATTAATATCAGCACTACTTGGCTAAAAGCTGGCCCCCTTCCAGTTAGTTACTGGGATTGGAATTGCATGGTGCACAAATGACTGttttccttaaaggaaaaaaatgggagaCAAATCACTATCACAATACAGAAAGATAAGGATATgagaacataataaaattaaaaaggcccAGGGACAGAagtcggggcggggggcggggtggttAGGTGTGGAAAGGCCTAATGACTCTAACATCTGGGTTTCATTCTGAGCTTCTGCTTCCCGACCTCCTCAAGCAGAGGAGGGGGCGATACTTGATTTGGTCCTGGTTTAGCAAGGCCTGTAAGCAAAAATGCAAGCAGGGGGCTCTCCCATGTCATCAACCTTGTGTGTAGCACAGCCATAGAAATCTCCTCTTGCCACACGACACACCGCCACCAAAGTTGCTCACCGCCCCTCCTCAACCGGAAGCATCTCCAGCTCACCTTTCTCAACTTAGAAACCTCCCCCGGCCCTCCGTCCTCACTCGGAGAATCGAACCAACTCTGCGACGCAAACTCTTGGCAGAGGCTCCCGGGAACCCggcggccccccaccccccaccccatccccgctCCATCACCCCTTCCCCAACTCCGGCCCCTCCCAAACCTCCCAGAGGTCCTCCCGGGTCCGAGGGCGGCAGGCCGGTCTTCCGCCTCACCTCCCCGCTCTTCACCTCCGCCGCTCAGCGGGGCCCTGCCTTCTTccctgccccgcgccccgccgccgggCCCCCAACCCAACtctgcccccgcccgccccgccgtcGCCATCTTTccgcgcggccccgcggcccgccGGCCCGCGCGCTCACCGTTCTGGCGGCGAGGCCCGTGCGCTTGTCCCACAGGAAGTCCGTGATGGCGGCGGCACTGCGGCCGGAGTCCCGGCACCCCCGCGGCGACGAAGTGCGGCTCCACCCCCCCCCCGACCCGAACCCTGGGACCTCCCGCCTCGTTCCCGGGCTCCGCTCCAGTCCCGCCCGCCCCGGCTCCGTCCCCGCCCCCAGGGTCCGCTCGGCGCCGCTCGCAccgcccccgcccggggcccGATCCCAGCTCGGTCTCCGGCTCTGGCCTCTCCGATCCACCGCCGACACCGCGAgcgcgcacgcacgcacgcacgcacgcacgtcCGCGCCACTTCCCAGCACCCCCCCCCGGGGCGCGCACGCCGCCGCGTCCTCGCGTAGCTCGCGGGCGCGGCCATGGGAGCgccggggggggctcgggggcgcgggggcgggagTTCCTGCCGACCGGAGGCTGGGAGGGCGGGATCCCCGGCACTGGGTGCTGGGGAACTGGCAGGGCgcgtcccgccccgccccgccgccttCGCTCCGCGTGCTCCGTCTGGGCCCTGTTCCGGCGCCGGTGTGGCTGACACTGCGAGCTGGGTCgaggagctggaggtggggagcACCTGGAAGTTGTCGTTTACGGAGCCTCGGCGCTTGGCGGGGGTCTGATCCTCCAGCAAGGCCTGCCAATATCCAGTTCCTAAAGCAGTTGGGCTTCCCAACCACAGCAAAGGAGGGCCCCCGCTTTGTCCTGCAAACACCGTATGCACGTGAGGTCAGGGGTGCAGCCGTTGGAGGACAGATTtgagaggtgcagagacagaGAACCCAGTGCTGGAAGAGGGGCGCTCGCTGTCGAGCGAGAAGTGCAGATCAACCGagtggaaaataaagacaaactggATGAGAAATAGTCACGAAGGGAAAAGGAGGAACAACTTGAGGATGACTGTGCACGTCAGGACGCTTCAGAGGGGAGCTGGGATCGAGGTCAATTAGCCGGAAATGGTTGAGGAAAGTTTCCTAAAATaggggaggaagggaaatgaagGGTTGATAGGAGAGAGTGCAGAGTTCCCTTCCTCTTACACGCACAGGCCGTTCATGCATGGCCAGCGTGCGTTTACGCTGTGCCAGGCGCAGGTCTCCTGTCCCTCAGAGCCTCGCGGTCTATGCGATAGAGAGCCTGTCCGTGAACCACAGCAGCCTCGTGGCCGGAGCTGCCATGAAGGCCGTGAGAGAGCCCTGGACTAGACCCCAGCCGGGGAGGGAGCTTGGAGATGTCCTCGACAGGCTGCGTGAACGCGCTGCCTAAGAGGGTATATTTGCAGAGAGCTGGGGACAAGACAGAACACGGCATTCGGACACGGAGGCCTGGCTTTCCAGGGGGCACAGTCAGGACAGAGACTGTTGAAATCAGGTCCAAATTCTGCAGGGCCTTGCACGTCGTTTCACAGAGCTGAAATGGGGTCCTGCAGAGGGTGGAGAGGTGTGAAGGACAAAATATCTTTGAGTCTATGGCAGCGGTGGGAGGACGTGCCCAAGAGGATGTAGGGCCCTCGTGGAGACCCCTGAAACAATCGGGGTGAAAACTGGAAGGCTGGAACTGAGGCGCTGGCAACGGGAGACGGATATGAGTGGAAGAACTGGAGCTTTTAGGAACTTTTGGCACCGTGTGTGTCTGCGGGGCAGACGCAGACGAGAGTGGCTTTGTGGCTGGGACTGGGGTATTCATCTTGTGTCCTCAGCGTCCACGTCGTGACCTTCAGGGTCAGTCTTGGTGAAGATGGCAGAATGTATTCGGAAATGAAATAGTTGAGGGAGGGGTCTGGAGAAgatgagaagaaaggaatatgCCCTGGAGGGtaatgagaggaagaaagggaaacgCAGAAAGTCCCCGGGTGAGAGTGGCCACCCCTTCCACGCGCCCCGAAACCTCGCCCTCGGGAGACTGGGACCTACCACCAGCGTCCGGTTTTCCCGCCACTCGCAGGCGGCCCCGCTTCCCTAGCGTTCATTGGCCAAAAGCCCACGACGCTAGGCCACGCCCCCGCGACTCCGGAGGCGTTTCCCCgcctcctcctgcttctggaGCCGCCCCCCTCTAGGTCACGCCCACGCCGGGGTCCTCCAGGAGGCGGGCTCCGTCGGCCTCGCCTTCTGACAGGGCGGCTCCCACCAGGGGGCGCCGCGcaccccgcccgccgcccgcccgcccgcgagTCTGGCGCACACACCCCCTCCGCCCCGAGCGCCCGCAGCTCGGCGCCCGGCGGGCTGTGCCGGCTCCCACTCCGGGAGGGGCCGGGGTCCCAGATGGCCGCGGCAGGGTCTGCGAGGCCAAGCGTGTAACCAACGGGCGTCATGGACGCAGAGCAGCGGCAGACGACGGGGGCCGACGAACGGGCGACCccggggctggaggcggcgccTCCTGCTGCCCCGGCGCCTGCGACCGCGGCCTCGGGACCACCCCCCGGGCCTGGCTCCGGGCCCGAGCCCAAGCGGAGGCAGCTCGGGACGCTGCTCCAGCCCACGGTCAACAAGTTCTCCCTTCGCGTGTTCGGCAGCCACAAAGCTGTGGAAATCGAGCAGGAGCGGGTCAAGTCAGCGGGGGCCTGGATCATCCACCCCTACAGCGACTTCCGGTACTGGGGACCCAGCAAGGAGGGCGGGGGACACAGATCGCACCCCACGGGCCACGACGCGGGCGCAGGGCCCGCCCCACCCTCCATGGACACTTCATTTCCGGCCCAGGGGTCGTGGGGGGGAGACAGTCACTTCCCCCAATGTAACCTGGGAATTCTTGGGCAAGAGACCCCCAGCTGGAGGTCCTCGGTGACCTGACACGGGAGCAGACACCAGAGACCTGGATTTCCTGTTTCGGGAACCAGGCACTCCACCTGGACCACAGGGACTGCTGGAGTTAGGGACGACTGCCGCCGGCAGTCCTGTCTGCTGGGGACCTGGGAAATTATGTCATGTTGCAAGGCTCGGGGTCAACCTGGGGAAGAAACCGAGTTCCAGTATCTCTCACCCTTGCGCTTACACCCCCAGCACCCGTATAGCTCAGCAGGGCGGGCTAGCAGGATAAACTAGGGGTGCTGGGGGGCGGGCGCCGGGGGTGTCTCCGCGGCGGTTCTGGTCGCTGTCCCTGGTGCTGAAAGCGGGATGCAGCGGGACTGGGCCAGGACTCTGAGCGGCTGAGGCAGCGACTTGGGGCCACCGCCACCCTCCCAGGTGACCATTAGAGAGACGGAGGAAcggagggtggaggtggggctaTTGCATAGCCCCCATCAGCCTGTACCTCTACATCAAGGTCGCTAGGGGAGGAGAGCAGCCCTGTCCTTGGGGGGAAATGAAGGACAGCTTTTGGATGAGGCAATGGTGTGTCCAAAGCACCTAAGATGGGGTGCAAAACGAGCAGAAAGGGTGAGGTGTGAATCAGGAGCCTTTGGAGACCTGGACATCATTTTGAATCCACAGCCATACACACTCCCTAAAtattcctctttctctcattgctcctttctcttccctcttctctgccctaTTCCCACCCCACCAATAACACCTGTTCTAGTTTCCTGtgatctttctctcctcccccattTACCCTCAGATGTAACCCCAGAAGCCATGTATCCCCCTTATTATcatgctgcttctccctcctctcttctgcaTCACCCGCTAGGCTTGTGACTGCCTGTGAGTCAGGCTGTGAAGATACTCCATGGCTGGGCAagccctctgcttctctcctctcccagctCACACTACAGGATTTCTCCAGGGGTCtagaaggtggaggaggaaggggttCAAGGATCTGTTGTTGATTGAAAGTCTGAGGGGCTTCCTGGAGGCCTGGATTTGGGAACCCCCATATTTCTTTTAGAAGCTGAAAAGATTGATTTGTAGTCAAAGTCAGAAGGGATTGGGTCCTGGTTTGGTGCTATGATTAGGTGTGTTCTGGAGTTAAAACCACCATagctggggcaccttggtggttcagtcagttaagtgtccaactcttggtttcggttcaggtcgtgatctcagggtggtgagattgagccccaagttgagctccatgctcagtatgcttaagactctctctttctctccctttgcccctccgcctgctgtgctctttctctaaaatatataagtagatctgaaagaaagaaagaaagaaagaaagaaagaaagaaagaaagaaagaaagaaagaaatagggatgtctgggtggctcagtggttgagtgtctgcctttggcttggggtgtgatcctggggttctgggatcgagttccacattgggcttcctgcatggagcctgcttctccctctacctatgtctctgcctctctctttctctctgtgtctctcatgaataaataaataaaatcttaaaaaaaaatagaaataaaactgccATAGCTAATGGGGGCCCTCAGGTGGTCCAGTGGTCTTCTCTGAATAGAGGCTTCGCTTAGCATCCTCTTGACCTCTTCTTTCCACATGTCTACCACAGCAGTGTGGCTCTCCC
Protein-coding regions in this window:
- the CLK2 gene encoding dual specificity protein kinase CLK2 isoform X4, translated to MPHPRRYHSSERGSRGSYHEHYRSRKHKRRRSRSWSSSSDRTRRRRREDSYHVRSRSYDDRSSDRRVYDRRYYGSYRRNGCSRDRGEAYCDPDYRHSYEYHRENSSYRSQRSSRRKHRRRRRRSRTFSRSSSHSSRRAKSVEDDAEGHLIYHVGDWLQERYEIVSTLGEGTFGRVVQCVDHRRGGARVALKIIKNVEKYKEAARLEINVLEKINEKDPDNKNLCVQMFDWFDYHGHMCISFELLGLSTFDFLKDNNYLPYPIHQVRHMAFQLCQAVKFLHDNKLTHTDLKPENILFVNSDYELTYNLEKKRDERSVKSTAVRVVDFGSATFDHEHHSTIVSTRHYRAPEVILELGWSQPCDVWSIGCIIFEYYVGFTLFQTHDNREHLAMMERILGPIPSRMIRKTRKQKYFYRGRLDWDENTSAGRYVRENCKPLRRYLTSEAEEHHQLFDLIESMLEYEPAKRLTLGEALQHPFFARLRAEPPNTKLWDSSRDISR
- the CLK2 gene encoding dual specificity protein kinase CLK2 isoform X2, translated to MPHPRRYHSSERGSRGSYHEHYRSRKHKRRRSRSWSSSSDRTRRRRREDSYHVRSRSSYDDRSSDRRVYDRRYYGSYRRNGCSRDRGEAYCDPDYRHSYEYHRENSSYRSQRSSRRKHRRRRRRSRTFSRSSSHSSRRAKSVEDDAEGHLIYHVGDWLQERYEIVSTLGEGTFGRVVQCVDHRRGGARVALKIIKNVEKYKEAARLEINVLEKINEKDPDNKNLCVQMFDWFDYHGHMCISFELLGLSTFDFLKDNNYLPYPIHQVRHMAFQLCQAVKFLHDNKLTHTDLKPENILFVNSDYELTYNLEKKRDERSVKSTAVRVVDFGSATFDHEHHSTIVSTRHYRAPEVILELGWSQPCDVWSIGCIIFEYYVGFTLFQTHDNREHLAMMERILGPIPSRMIRKTRKQKYFYRGRLDWDENTSAGRYVRENCKPLRRYLTSEAEEHHQLFDLIESMLEYEPAKRLTLGEALQHPFFARLRAEPPNTKLWDSSRDISR
- the CLK2 gene encoding dual specificity protein kinase CLK2 isoform X3, giving the protein MPHPRRYHSSERGSRGSYHEHYRSRKHKRRRSRSWSSSSDRTRRRRREDSYHVRSRSYDDRSSDRRVYDRRYYGSYRRNGCSRDRGEAYCDPDYRHSYEYHRENSSYRSQRSSRRKHRRRRRRSRTFSRSSSQHSSRRAKSVEDDAEGHLIYHVGDWLQERYEIVSTLGEGTFGRVVQCVDHRRGGARVALKIIKNVEKYKEAARLEINVLEKINEKDPDNKNLCVQMFDWFDYHGHMCISFELLGLSTFDFLKDNNYLPYPIHQVRHMAFQLCQAVKFLHDNKLTHTDLKPENILFVNSDYELTYNLEKKRDERSVKSTAVRVVDFGSATFDHEHHSTIVSTRHYRAPEVILELGWSQPCDVWSIGCIIFEYYVGFTLFQTHDNREHLAMMERILGPIPSRMIRKTRKQKYFYRGRLDWDENTSAGRYVRENCKPLRRYLTSEAEEHHQLFDLIESMLEYEPAKRLTLGEALQHPFFARLRAEPPNTKLWDSSRDISR
- the CLK2 gene encoding dual specificity protein kinase CLK2 isoform X1, with the translated sequence MPHPRRYHSSERGSRGSYHEHYRSRKHKRRRSRSWSSSSDRTRRRRREDSYHVRSRSSYDDRSSDRRVYDRRYYGSYRRNGCSRDRGEAYCDPDYRHSYEYHRENSSYRSQRSSRRKHRRRRRRSRTFSRSSSQHSSRRAKSVEDDAEGHLIYHVGDWLQERYEIVSTLGEGTFGRVVQCVDHRRGGARVALKIIKNVEKYKEAARLEINVLEKINEKDPDNKNLCVQMFDWFDYHGHMCISFELLGLSTFDFLKDNNYLPYPIHQVRHMAFQLCQAVKFLHDNKLTHTDLKPENILFVNSDYELTYNLEKKRDERSVKSTAVRVVDFGSATFDHEHHSTIVSTRHYRAPEVILELGWSQPCDVWSIGCIIFEYYVGFTLFQTHDNREHLAMMERILGPIPSRMIRKTRKQKYFYRGRLDWDENTSAGRYVRENCKPLRRYLTSEAEEHHQLFDLIESMLEYEPAKRLTLGEALQHPFFARLRAEPPNTKLWDSSRDISR